aaggaataataaaagatgcaatcctagtgactctaaaccaaaaagacaaatttttcctaatctaagtaataaaataaaccgttagttgttcaaactcgaacaatccccggcaacggtgccaaaaacttggtgcacaaaaattacactcacactatgtaattccacacaactaaccagcaagtgcactgggtcgtccaagtaataccttacgtgagtaaaggtcgatcccacggagattgctggcttgaagcaagctatggttatcttattattcttagtcaggatatcaatagggttcttagttttaatgTGAAAAGTGAAAAAGCATGAAAGGAAtatttgttacgcagtaatgaAGAATGGGTTGgaattttggagatgctctgtcctttgaatttctgctttcctactgtcttcttcttcactaaCTCAAGtcttcttccatggcaagctgtatgttggtggatcactgttgtcaatggctaccagccgtcctctcagtgaaaagggtctatgtacaaggctaatcatctgttggttctcactaatgttggaatatgatccattgatccttttgcatctgtcaccacagccagcattcatgagtttgaagctcgtcacagtcatcccttctgggatcctactcggaataccacagacaaggtttagagttttcggatctcaggaatactACCCATTGGTTCtaccttataccacgaagactctggactCACggattgaatgctctgttgtcaggagaggcaatcaaactcgtaagccagaaacccaagagataaacattcagtctaaggtagaatggaagtggttgtcaggcacgcattcataggttgagaatggtgatgattgtcacggatcatcacattcatcatgttgaagtgcgaatgaatatcatagaatagaaacaagcgagattgaatagaaaacagaaatacttgcattaattcatcgagacgttgcagagctcctcacccccaaccatgggatttagagactcatgctatcaAAGGTACaatttcagatgtaaaatgtcatgagatacaaaataaatctctaaaagtagtttatatactcaactagtaacctaagtttacagaaaacgagtaaactaagataggtagtgcagaaatccactcttggggtccacttggtgtgtgctggggctgagcattgaagctttcacgtgcataggatATTCTTGGAGTCAAACggcagtttgtaacctatttttggcgtttaactctggtttgtaacttgtttctggcgtttgacgccagagtagggcagaaagctggcgttaaacgccaatttgcatcgtctaaacttgagcaaagtatagactattatatattgctgaaaatttCTGGATAtctaattttcaacgcaattgatagcacgccatttggatttctgtagctccaaaaattacacttcaagtgcagggaggtcagaatccaacagcatcagcagtcctctatcagcctctgaatcagatttttgctcaggtccctcaatttcagctagaaaatacctaaaatcatagaaaaatacacaaactcatagtaaagtccaaaaatatgatttttgcataaaaactaataaaaatatacttaaaagtagctagatcctactaaaaactatattaaaacacccacaaaaagcgtataaaatatccgctcatcatttagcAGCCCATATCAGCATCTAAAACTCCCTTGTTGATATGTACATTAAGTGCGGAGTGATTGGATTCACGGAGAGTGTATTCTTTGGCATTGAGGAGCCCAGTTTGTTCTGTTGGAACAGCATGATTTTCGGTTATTCTAGGTTGTACGGAGCTTATAAGGCTCTTGATTTGTTTGCTCGGATGCTGGAACATGATTCTGTTTCATAGAACACGTTGATCTCAGTTTTCTCTTAGCATGGCCTTGGGGTTAAATGCCTTTTCTTGTTTTTAGAGATGTGTGATAGGGTGTTTAACCCGAATTTCATGACCTATGGTAGTGTACTCAGCGCGTGTGCCAGCATTGGTGATCTTGAATGGGATGCACACTTGCATGCTCGGGTTCTTCACGTGGAGCACGTCTTAGATGCCTATTTGGGAAGTGGTTTGATAGATATGTATCCTAAGTGTGGACGCTTAGAATTGGCGAGGCGcgtgtttgattgcttagaggaACGCAATGAAGTATCTTGGACTTGCTTGATCACTGGTATAGCTTAGTTTGGACTTGAAGAAGATGCTCTGGCATTGTTTAACCAAATGAGACAAGCTTCtgttgtgttggatgatgttACCCTTGCAACTGTTCTTAGGGTTTATTTAGAACAAAATCATGCTGCTATTGGGGAGCTGCTTCATGGATATACAATCAAAAGTGGTATGGATTTTTATGTTCCTGTAGGGAATGCAATTATTACAATGTATTCAAAGTTTGGCGACTTTGAAAAAGCTTATCTTGCATTTAGATTGATGCCACTTAGAGATACTATATCATGGACATCCATGATCACTGCCTTCTCTCAGAATGGAGACATTTCCAGAGCTCGTGAATGTTTTGATTTAATGCCTTAGCGCAATGTCATCACTTGGAACTCGATGCTAAGCACATATGTTCAACATGGGTTATCGGAAGAAGGGTTGAAGTTGTATGTTCTGATGAGAAGAAAAGGAGTAGAACCAGACTGGATCTCTTTAGCTACTTCAATTAGGGCATGCCATTAAGTTTGCCCTTATATCGGATGTTTCAATTGCAAATAGTTTTGTTACCATGTATATTCAAGATGTGGGCAAATCAACGCAGCACAAAAAGTTTTTGACTCAATACATGTGAAAAACCTTATTTCCTGGAATGCTATGATGGCAGCATATGCTCAAAATGGTTTAGGCAAGAAAGTAATTGAGACATTTGAGGATATGTTGAAGACCGAGTGCAAACCTGATCACATTAGTTATATTTCTGTTCTATCTGGCTACAGTCATATGGGGCTTATAGTAGAGGGTAAACATTACTTCAAATCCATGACTAAATTTTTTGGTATTTCTCCTACAAATGGGCACTTTGTTTGTATAGTAGATGTGCTTGGACGAGCAGGGATGCTAAATGAGGCTAAAGAATTGATAAATGAAATACCTTTTAAGCTGAATGCTACTGTTTGGGGGGCTCTACTTGGATCATGTCCAATCCATCATGAATCACATCTAGCAGAAATTGCCTTGAAGAACTTGGTGGAATTAAATCCTGAAGATTCTGGTAATTATGTCCTTCTAGCAAATATATATGCTGAATCTGGAGAGATAGAAGGTTTTGCTAATATGAAAAAGCTAATGAAAGTGAAGGGAATTCGAAATAGTCCAGGCTGTAGTTGGATAGAGGTTGATAACTCGGTACATGTATTCACCGTAGATGACACCAATCATCCACAGATAaagaaaatttatataaaattggaGGAGATGATGAAGAAGATAGAACATACAGGAAGATATATTAGTCCAATTTCTTCTCCCCATAGGAGTCAGAAATACCATAGTGAAAagcttgcttttgcttttgggtTACTGAGTTTGCCATCTTGGATGCCTTTATATGTGATGAAAAATCTCCGTGTCTACCATGATTGTCACTCGGTAATAAAGCTATTGTCTTTTATCACCTCAAGGGAACTTATAATGAGAGATGGATTTCGATTTCATCATTTTAAGGATGGGGTTTGCTCGTGTAAAGATTATTGGTAACATGTGGTACATATTCTATATTTGCTCCCTTCCAcatttatcttgttaatttcttctttccttctcaaCATTTATTATTATCGAAAAATATGATATATCTCATTTATGGAAATAATTTTCTCTTGTTCTACAGCACCACTGCATGTCTACATTGGTTTTGCATTTTGGTTTGATATTGAATTTAATTGGCCAGCAATAGCACCAAACAATTATCATTCATCAACTCCTTTACTGATAATCATCTGGTGCACAGTAGTCGGAGGAGAGAAAGTGGACAAATCCTGACTCTTGTCTACTGCACCAGAGGACCCTCCATCACATTGGGAGTAGGTGcggtatatgtatatataactaTGTCCAATACTTAGTTATTGTTTTCATCTTTCCATGATGTGATACATTCAAGTCCATAAGTCCATTACTTATTAGCATGTGTGTAACTAGTGTATGGCACACATCTTAAACctggtttatttttttaaaacaatcatTAAGAGTTCTACAGTTGAAATATTGAATGTCAGCTATAAGGTACTCAACTGATTTTTGTAAGATCAAAATATCCTAAACAAAAAATTTGTTTTCTAATGGAATCAAGTTAATGTCATTTGGTGAGCAAAATTAATAATGCATGGATAATTTTTTACTGTGCAGTCTATGGACCAGTTTGATGTTGCTAatctttcaaaaactaaatttatattttgaaaattgtgGGAACTAAAATGAAGTAGTAATAGGCGTCATTTTTTCAGTTTCATAATTTTGAGTAATGAGTGTACCTGAAGATAGGGAAACTGGGTTCAATCACTGTTTGGAATAATTTTAACAAAGAAACTGTGAAGCTAAGTCAGGCAGGGAACCTGATTGTTTATTTccatttatttcctttttttatttaacctagttttatattatttgtgGTTATTTTGATGCTGGAATGTAATGCAcaaagttgttttttttttaagttccgGTACTACTTTGATGTCACTATGTTTTTTTCCTCAAAGATAGGGAGACTCGAACTCGCGACCTCTAGGTGAGTATggaaagactatgccatttgagctatagctTGTTGGCTTGGATGTCACTATGTTATTAATCTCTTTTGCAGGCATTCATATACTATTATGATCCCCATAGAGCTAGAACAAGATCCAGTAATTGAAGGTTTAGTGTCATTGACACAAAGAAAATAAGGTACTCAGTTCATAGATATTCAATTCACGTTGAGTTTATGTGAGGTGAGACATTTATCTAATCTATGAAAGGTTCTCCTTTATTTTAATCCTtatacaaattaaagataatGTATGGAAGATGTTTTTGGAATATAATACAGAGAGAGAAAGTGAGTACAGAATCTCATTAGGTAGTTTATATAGGTACAAAGACGGTAAAATTTTCAGTGCTACATCTTCATCTTAAAGCACATTTCTCATCCACAATTCATGATAATTTCCAATaatccacacacacacacaacgcACACACATTCATAATTTCACACATCCAATTATACACACACATTCATACAGTGAAACCAACGTTCAATCCTAACTCCTTCTATCCCTAAAATCATATATTGTTACATGAACTTCTAAAGTCTGGTCATGATTTCTTACCTAAAAGAGATCCATTTCACACATCCAATAATATCTGGACTAGAAGTTTTTCCTAATGCTAGTCCAGCAACAATCCCATCCATATATCCGATCAAAATTCTTTTCCAATCAAAGTCATATGGAGATCCTGAGTCACGATCATCTTAAGATGCACGTGGTGAAGGCATCACATGatctttacatttcttgcacaaTTGAATTCCACACAAGTCTTTCTTTCCCTCTAATAAGTTGCCTTGAAATGTGGAGAACTGCTTTCTTTCTGGGATAGGACCTGAGAGATCATTGAAGGACATATTAAAGAACTCAATAAAAGTTAGTTCTGTTAACTTTTGGGAATCTTCCCTGACAAACTATTTAGTGAAAGGTTCAGTGTTTTCAAGGTTTGAGAGCTTCTCAAATGAAGATGGAATGTAGCCAACAAATATGTTATTGGACAAGTTAAGTAAAGTAAAACACATCAATTCTCCAATGACATATGGAATCTCTCCAGAAATATTGTTACTTGATCAATAGCTATCATCATGAAGTCATATTCTTGACACCCCTCATAATCCACAATAACCCCTTTGTTAGATAATTTGAATGAATAAAGCATTTTGACCTATTCTTGTCCCTTAAGAGAGAAATGATAAATCCAACTCTTGTTGTAATTGACTTATGTTGGAACCTTCCATGGATTTCCAACTCTTTACCATGTTTGAAGGAAATTTTATAAAGAAACCATGATGAGAAAGATCAATGATGTGGTGTTTGGGAAATGTGAATCTTCTTGAGCACTTTAAGGTTCCATAAAAGTTATTTTAACGTATAACAATTACTTTCAACTAAGGCACAAATCCTAACCAAAAAGGAAATGAATCATTGATTTGGTTATGGGTAAGGGTGTTAAAAAATCTCGTTTAACTAAATTGAACTGAAACTAAACTAAACTGAAACTacagtttttataaaaaaaaatttagcttGGTTtggtttgaaagaaaaaaaaactagttTCAAATCACTTGAGTAATATACCGCCAAAGGCTCAGCAAACTCCTAAACCTTAGAAGTCTTAACATAGTAACACCATTCCTGTGCCTCTTCCACACTGCTGCCAACCCACCACAGCCGTCGTTGCCATCGCCAAGTCACCAACCACCACCGCCAACACTGGAGAACCCCGTCGCCGCTGCAATATGTTGTCCTGGGCTCGCAGTTTGCCATCTACTTCCCTCCACCGCTTTGTGTATTTACACTTCATGGTTTCTCCTCTGCTTCTTCACCAtttctatgattttctttctcttcaGCTATCTCAGTCTGCAACTATCTATCgtgattatatattatattttcttaGCATTTTTAATTTCTGGGTTCAATTTGAAGCTTCTCTTTCTGTTGTGCATTTATCTGtcacttttcatatttttttacccGAACACTGAGATTTGGTAATAACaattctttttgttgttgttaattatcTCTTAGGATTTTGAAGAATAACCAGTTGATTGGACCAAATTTGAAGATTCCTAAATTGAAGATTTTGTGAGTTATTCCTTTCTTTGGTTTCTCTCATTCCCATTCaaataatactaatcaaattgGTGTATGTATGATTTGTTCTCCCATTTTATATTAGATGGTATCTGAACTTTACATCATTACAGTAGTTGATGCTGATTATATATCATTAATGGCAGATGGCACTTTTCCATAGCTGAATTTTCATTTATTGACTTAACATTATATAACATAATAGGGATGAGATTATGTTTCTCTATCACTCCCCAATTACATTATTTTttgtttgtatcttttttttcttctttacccactgttatgttttggattttattttattgattattttggTGATTATGGCTGAGGGTGACAAAAGAAATGTTATTTTCAACCAGGAAAAACCAACTTGCTAGTTAAGAATTAGGATTCTTTGATTTTATTGTAATATGTTCATTATTCATTACACAATTAGGTTTGTttctctaattaaaaattttgaaggtaGAAGAGCATTCAAACCCTTCCTCCCTTACTAATCCCTCATTACCTTCTAAACCTAGTGGATCTTTTGGATGTAAGAATTGATCTCAGATATGGGAACATTTTAGTCCAATCAAAGGTATAAAGAAGTTTGCGAGATGCAAAAATTGCAATagtcaaataaaatatatgggtaGAACAAGTACTATGTGGCAACATCAACCACGATACTTTGACttgaacaataaaaaaaagtaaaagacaaATGACTGAAGGAGGACAAGGCGCTCCTATATCCTCATTGAGTATTTTCAAATCTGACTAAGCAGTATATCAGAGTATTCTTGTTGAGATGTTTGTTAATGAAGAATTCTTGTTGAGATGTTTGTTAATGAAGAGCTAGTCTTTCGATATGGAGAAAGAAATGTGTTTTGAATGCTCTTGCATAGTTTACATCCCTAAGTTTAAAACCCCTTCGCTTCTTAAATTGACTAGTGATGTACTTGCAAAAGAAGTGAAGTTTCAAAATTATCTTTCTCATCACTGTTAAAAAGTGTCTTGCAAATATCACTTGGGTGTAGAGTCAAAATGTGACTATCTCCAATGGCACACCTTATTGATAAAGATTAGAAGTTACACAAAAAGATATTAAATTGTCAAATTATGGATCATTCAAAAAAAATACTTGGTAGAGCTATTAAAACTTGTTTGGATGCTTGGAAATTTTATCAAGTGTTTAGTGTAACTGTTAATAATGCAACATCCAATAATGGTGAGATTCTATACTTGAAAAAGAGGTAAATGTAATTTTGAAGGGAGACTATCTTTATATGTTTTGTTGTGCCCATATCTTAAATTTGATAGCGAATGAAGGTTTGAAAGAGATCGATGGCTTGATTAGAAGTATTTGCAATGCAATTAAATTTGTCAAGTTATCTCTCTATGAGTGGTGAAAGCTTCAACGGGTGCAGGAGAACATCTACTATATAGGCTTTGTTTGTTTGGATGTCGAAACTTGGTGGAATTCAACCTATTTAATGTTGGAGGCAGCATTAAAGCTTAAGTGGTATTTCATTTGCTAGATTTTCAAgatgataaatataaaaataaattaaacaaatctTATAGTGTGCCTATGGATGAAGAGTGGACATACGCAGAATCAATTTTATCGTTTCTTAAGATATTCTATGATGTCATATTGCACATTTCTTGGACTTTGAATGTTATTAGTAATAACTACATGAAAAAAAATCTATCatattaaaaggaaaattaagttaaattgtgaaaataattatttaagcaTAAGATAATGGCCAACAAGATACAAAGGAAATATGATAAGTAATTTTCCTTTGCAACTTGTTCTGGGTTAATTTTAtgcttaaattattattttcacaatgcaatttgattttctatcCAATACTCAAGACTTCTTTAGTGTTTGTTACTAGTAACATACAAAGTCCCAAAAATGTACAATATAGCTTCATGAGAATATTTTTTAGAACGGTAAAATAGGTTCCACGTATGTCCAATCATAATCTGAAAACAACAATAGGATTTGTTCAActcatttttatatttatcatcTTGTAAATTTAGCAAATCAAATGCTTCAAATATTAAATAGGTTGAATTCTACCAAGTCACGATATCCAAATAAACAAGGCCTTTATAGTTGATGTTCTCCCGCTCAATACACCCGAAGAAGCTTTCACCTTTCATAGGAGATGACTTACATATTTTACTgcattgtaaatttttttaatcgaATCATGGATCTCTTTCAAATCTTCTTTACTATCAAATTTAGAATATGGTCAAAACAAGGTATATGAAGATAGTACCTTTTTAAAATTAGATTATTTCATGTATTTAGCtttttttaagtataaaatttCACAATTGGATATTGCATTGTCAGCCGTTACACTAAAAAGTTGATGCAATTTTCAAGCATCCAAATAATCTTCAATAGCTCTACCAAGTATCTCTCTTAAAAGGATTGTATTGATAAAATTTCAATATCTTTGTGCAACTTTCATTCATTGTCAATAAAATGTGTTCGTTAGAGACATAAAAGTCAGAGTAAGTACATGGGTCAATGTAAGACACAAAAAGATTTCAAACTTGAGCTACAAACTATTTAAGAGCATTCGAAACACTTCTTTATTTCTACAAATTGAAATGCTAGTTCTTTAGTAATAAACATACATCTCAACAAAAATACTTCAAGATACTGCTTGctcaaatttgaaaatatttggtgagGATATAAGCTCACTTTTCCCTTTCTGTCTTTTATCCCTTGCTTTCTTTATTATTCAAGTCAAAGCATCGCTTTTAATGTTGTCACATAATGCTTGtttcatgtaacaccctaattagcctaaaccttacctcgcgtcgtaaagcaaaggttaatcaaaggttatgacAGTTCTAagcttttacatatattatatagaaGGAATTAGTAatatctagaagcctgatgaagaatatagctcaaaaTATGGATTTCAAAAGTGCAAAATGTACTAGCGAAACTACTTACTTAAAGCATAAGGAACAAGTATAGAATAATACAACACCatgatataatagtataatatcacaAGACGCTAGCCACGactcgtggagtttaagccgactagccaGATACAGACCATATATGAAACCAGGCAGTacaaatagcttatacaagttttattctctcaaatacaagcctctaggctaaacaaaatacaaaagtgagagacttatatatatatatatatatatatatatatatatataataactcaAAAGGACTCCAAAAGATATCCAGATCCTCCGCTCCTGTCACCAATAGAACAATTCACcgtggtgggttgcgacctgcatctgaaaacaacaacaaagatatggtatgagaaccggaggttctcagtatggtaacagtgccaagtgatataggatataagaccccgggacgccaaaggcaatcctagacttcatcTCCATCACAAggattcaagcttaaagcattctaaaccaAATAAGCATAATATGTAAAACCTTAACAAAACTTAAGCCTTAGCACCATaaaagggtaatctatcttaggagATTTCTATTCTagtcaaacaccgctgtcccacagccttaaCCAACCAATCCgtcatgcgatcccatcgccaccgccttccaaacctcctcaatcccagtaaaagcacaagtatatacagttcaaggaaaacacaagtagaagcgtATACAGCAATTAATACAAATAGCAATTAGACATGTGATATAGATAGGAAAACAATATCAAGTCGGCAAATCATACAAACAggtaaaaaatgcatatgatgaatgcctgtcctactggctttgatatcacattgtcagttcaactgcaaacctgacacatctccatggagatgttgcccttcggattcatggtgtgggtgcccccgagatatagtgctcagaATACTATCCAGGATTTTGCGCCTGTACGCTctgatgatccgaagggatgcgtgataagccactattttatagtttatattgtgtttaattgtgtggttttgtcgtgatccttacccacttattcatcaatttagcatgcatttagatttccttcctgaatttattacatgtttgaaaattgcttcccagagactttaattatttaattttaattctcctttattccattcaatgccgtaatctgtgtgtcaagcgtttcaggctttatagggcatgaatgagatggagattggagaggaaactagcaaaaatggaaggaacacaagagtttgaggagataaccagcgaaaagtgacgcggtcgcctggctcacgcgaccgcgcgaaggagcgcaaatcgtagtgacgcagccgcatggcttGCACGGCCGTgcggattggaaagcacaagcaACGCGGTAGCGTGTCGACGCGAACGGGTGAAGAGGAAAAgcgccagcgacgcgtccgcatggacgacgcgatcgcgtgacatgcgcgatctgcattaactgcagaatctgaaactagcgattttggaccctatttcggcccagttttcggcccggaacagcagaccagagtcagagaatatgcagaaacaacagagaGAAAACATTCATTAAgtagtttagatctagttttgactctcttaggttttcttttctctctagttttaagaattttaattttcaattgatcttagcattggaacattgagaagagttattttcctcatcaagacttcatcactctagtttgttctcttaacttggttttattcttccatgttctttgttatgtttaattttgtcattcagatatttttatgattaattaatgcaaggattatttctttttaatttaaatttcattccaataatcatgtcttcttttaattccctttcatgtgccatggattctttatttacaatgcgtgagtagtttcattacttgatggggagttgattaaaaggaacttttgagttggaaggattgaaagaaaaatttgtaattgggttgaatgttggattgctatcctgtcaccgacgccaatccctttgaactaagtgggttgcaacttatGAACAGATCTCGCAtttccacttgtttgactttctcttacctagtaagggataaccaaacagaacaactattaattataaattaatcttacaatcacaccatca
The sequence above is drawn from the Arachis hypogaea cultivar Tifrunner chromosome 4, arahy.Tifrunner.gnm2.J5K5, whole genome shotgun sequence genome and encodes:
- the LOC114927576 gene encoding pentatricopeptide repeat-containing protein At4g13650-like translates to MRQASVVLDDVTLATVLRVYLEQNHAAIGELLHGYTIKSGMDFYVPVGNAIITICGQINAAQKVFDSIHVKNLISWNAMMAAYAQNGLGKKVIETFEDMLKTECKPDHISYISVLSGYSHMGLIVEGKHYFKSMTKFFGISPTNGHFVCIVDVLGRAGMLNEAKELINEIPFKLNATVWGALLGSCPIHHESHLAEIALKNLVELNPEDSGNYVLLANIYAESGEIEGFANMKKLMKVKGIRNSPGCSWIEVDNSVHVFTVDDTNHPQIKKIYIKLEEMMKKIEHTGRYISPISSPHRSQKYHSEKLAFAFGLLSLPSWMPLYVMKNLRVYHDCHSVIKLLSFITSRELIMRDGFRFHHFKDGVCSCKDYW